AACTCATTCGGGGCGTGCGAGTTTCCAATGCTTAGTCCTGGCCCAAAAACCAGACACTCTATACCTAGCCGTTGAAAGACACTCGCTTCGGTACTTGCCGATAGCTTGCCAAAGTCCTCCGAAATTCCCTGAGCTGCCAAGGCCTCATGACAAATAGAATTGAATTCCGATTTCGATGGAGCCACAAATGTGGCCTTGTAATCTCGAAGAATAAATTCAGCTCCGACCTTTTCGCACATGAGTCGTAGCTGACTGATCCACCTATCATAAGTTTCTTGAGAAACACTGGGAAGGAGCCGACAACTTCCTGTGATAAGGATTCCAACCTCCGAAGTTCGGATGGCCCCGATATTGAGGGAAGGGTAGGGATATGCAAATCCTTCATCCCTGTACATGAGAAATTCCTCGTTGAGCTCCTTCACCACGCTCCAAATCTGCATTATTTTATTAACGACTGAATTCCTCAACCCTCCTACCAAATCAAATTCGAGATAAGCATTAGCTGGGATAGAATTATAGTTCAATCCACCATCTAGCTCCATAATCGCTATTCCCTCAGGCAAACATTCCAAGAATTGAAACATCTTAATAATTGCGCTCTCTCCCAAGTGTGGAACTGTTGAATGAGCGGCCTTGCCCGAAAAGATTTTACTTTGCGACGAGCTGCTCTCAAACGTATCATGGTCCAGACGATATTTTCGTTCTTCCGCAGAAAAGGGGACCCGCACTTCGACGACTGCAAGCCCTTGGCCTGAACCCATGAGGCGCAAACCAGTAGGTTCGCCAACCAAGGCATA
This region of Bdellovibrionales bacterium genomic DNA includes:
- a CDS encoding M20/M25/M40 family metallo-hydrolase, which codes for MSFIQCCRHLISLDTSPAGDVRAAVDYLAEVGKDLGFRAEIQEESLGGVEQANLLLFPRGGPPRDKLMLQTHLDTVDPGIYSMWTKTAANPFNASIYNRELFGLGSADTKLDFLCKMFATGELCGRDLKRSFVLVGTYGAQSAMAGAIRLIRKRKVAVKYALVGEPTGLRLMGSGQGLAVVEVRVPFSAEERKYRLDHDTFESSSSQSKIFSGKAAHSTVPHLGESAIIKMFQFLECLPEGIAIMELDGGLNYNSIPANAYLEFDLVGGLRNSVVNKIMQIWSVVKELNEEFLMYRDEGFAYPYPSLNIGAIRTSEVGILITGSCRLLPSVSQETYDRWISQLRLMCEKVGAEFILRDYKATFVAPSKSEFNSICHEALAAQGISEDFGKLSASTEASVFQRLGIECLVFGPGLSIGNSHAPNEFVSLDDLDVARRFYRGVVERFCL